The following coding sequences are from one uncultured Bacteroides sp. window:
- a CDS encoding SusD/RagB family nutrient-binding outer membrane lipoprotein: MKKYILYAFIVMTCLLTSCDLNINDDPNYPQNTQVTADLIFPSIEASIASAVGGEIYNYAGFFAQYYDQKPESNQYNTLCEYTFTESSQEMDYSYRTLFAGALEDVQQVLDKTTNPADIFAATVLRAYTFQVIVDNTSDSPYTEAMQGNSNAMPKWDNGEDVYKGVLNELEAAESQLEESSIMSNPDLLLNKSVTQWIGFANALRLRMYLRFIDANVDVANYTDKVKALVQTGNFFTGDVKLDCFIDETSKRNPWYTTNAVGLPGNHCAAYPLISYLSSTNDPRIAYGISKTAAGKYVGQMPGGKRNMQELLGTDNWKNKDVSAIDYSIGVTKPVYFFTQAELQFLIAEVYERFLGDDVKAKSAYEAAVSADFKARGLDGQETAIIGTNGSCRWASATTSAAKLNLIYMQKWVALFYMDHMEAWSEIRRTDCPNLSSKTAAEIQTNSLVYNPGDLIEPWTNGLEAGGLMKRMTYPLTARQHNTNTPGGVSGSTPVWWDVK; this comes from the coding sequence ATGAAAAAATATATATTATATGCGTTTATAGTCATGACCTGCTTATTGACAAGTTGTGATTTGAATATCAATGATGATCCTAATTATCCTCAAAATACTCAGGTAACGGCAGATTTAATATTTCCTTCTATTGAAGCATCAATAGCTTCTGCTGTTGGTGGAGAAATTTATAACTATGCGGGATTCTTTGCTCAATATTATGATCAGAAGCCAGAATCGAATCAATATAATACATTATGTGAATATACTTTTACTGAGTCATCTCAAGAAATGGATTATTCTTATCGTACCCTTTTTGCAGGAGCGTTAGAAGATGTACAGCAAGTTTTGGATAAGACTACTAATCCTGCAGACATATTTGCAGCTACTGTATTGAGGGCTTATACTTTCCAGGTTATAGTTGATAATACGAGTGATTCTCCTTATACTGAAGCTATGCAAGGCAATTCTAATGCTATGCCTAAGTGGGACAATGGGGAAGATGTTTATAAAGGGGTATTAAATGAATTAGAAGCTGCCGAATCTCAATTAGAGGAGTCCTCAATAATGAGTAATCCTGATTTGCTACTTAATAAAAGTGTTACTCAATGGATCGGTTTTGCTAATGCCCTTCGTCTACGTATGTATTTGCGTTTTATAGATGCTAACGTTGACGTTGCAAATTATACGGACAAAGTAAAAGCTTTGGTGCAAACAGGGAATTTCTTTACAGGTGATGTGAAATTAGATTGTTTTATAGATGAGACTTCTAAACGAAATCCTTGGTATACTACAAATGCAGTAGGACTTCCTGGTAACCATTGCGCTGCTTATCCTCTAATTTCTTATCTCTCTAGCACAAATGATCCTCGTATTGCATATGGTATTAGTAAAACTGCTGCAGGGAAATATGTAGGGCAAATGCCTGGAGGAAAGAGGAATATGCAGGAATTGCTTGGTACAGATAATTGGAAAAATAAAGATGTTAGTGCTATTGACTACTCTATTGGAGTAACAAAACCCGTTTATTTCTTTACTCAGGCTGAATTGCAGTTTTTAATAGCTGAGGTTTATGAGCGCTTCTTAGGAGATGATGTAAAAGCTAAATCGGCTTATGAGGCAGCTGTAAGTGCCGACTTTAAGGCTCGTGGATTGGATGGTCAAGAGACAGCAATTATAGGTACTAATGGTTCATGTAGATGGGCTAGTGCTACAACTTCAGCGGCAAAGTTGAATTTGATCTATATGCAGAAATGGGTTGCTCTTTTTTATATGGATCATATGGAAGCTTGGAGTGAAATTCGTCGTACTGATTGTCCTAATCTATCCTCCAAAACTGCTGCTGAGATTCAAACAAATTCTCTTGTCTATAATCCTGGAGACCTGATTGAGCCTTGGACTAATGGTTTAGAGGCTGGAGGATTAATGAAGCGGATGACTTATCCACTGACTGCTCGTCAACATAACACTAATACTCCAGGTGGAGTATCAGGGAGTACTCCTGTCTGGTGGGACGTAAAGTAA
- a CDS encoding BT_2262 family domain-containing protein, whose product MKKILYSLLLCLAVATFSSCDDKNSVDDSSITYFVDLQLNGDAVLFWPKGTSYIEPGYSAVMQGKDVTSDVSVSGEVDVNTSGGYPLTYSAVNKEGYAKESKRTVYVYDTTASSMESGIYSIDKNSYRISSAGKTAYGSSYDIVIIQLEPGVFYVTDFLAGWYDQRAGYGINYAMNGTFRLNADNTIEPISSSVPGWGDSMDGLANGKFDPATKSIYWEISYAGSMTFYITLTK is encoded by the coding sequence ATGAAAAAAATATTATATAGTTTGCTGCTTTGTTTGGCGGTTGCTACATTTTCTTCGTGCGATGATAAAAATAGTGTAGATGATTCGTCTATAACATATTTTGTTGATCTACAATTAAATGGTGATGCTGTATTGTTTTGGCCGAAAGGTACTTCGTATATTGAACCGGGGTATTCTGCTGTAATGCAAGGTAAAGATGTTACTTCTGATGTAAGTGTGTCCGGAGAAGTAGATGTAAATACATCTGGGGGTTATCCTCTTACATATTCTGCTGTAAACAAAGAGGGTTATGCTAAAGAGAGTAAACGCACTGTCTATGTTTATGATACAACAGCATCTTCTATGGAATCGGGTATTTACTCTATTGATAAGAATAGCTATCGTATATCTTCAGCTGGCAAAACGGCATATGGTAGTTCATACGATATAGTGATCATTCAGCTCGAACCTGGTGTCTTTTATGTAACAGACTTTCTTGCTGGATGGTATGATCAGAGAGCTGGATATGGTATTAATTATGCTATGAATGGAACATTTCGCTTAAATGCAGATAATACTATAGAGCCTATTTCTAGCTCTGTTCCTGGCTGGGGTGACTCTATGGATGGACTGGCTAATGGTAAATTTGATCCAGCAACAAAATCTATTTATTGGGAGATTAGTTATGCTGGTTCTATGACATTTTACATAACATTAACGAAATAA
- a CDS encoding lipid-binding protein yields MKKYFIFLLTALVITFVACDDDTEPGGTSVEKMAGDWWVTVNVINGGQDLGDAGVGHIRMSTYNTAMNTATEMWIDDAKHFWDYKLKVDVDYATRTFSTTDFVSNVSYNSKVKITNGKILEGAALTPSGMPADSIVYMVQFDDDSDGYTYKVSGFRRTGLPADDF; encoded by the coding sequence ATGAAGAAATATTTTATATTTTTACTAACGGCATTAGTAATCACATTTGTTGCGTGTGATGATGATACAGAGCCAGGAGGTACAAGTGTTGAGAAAATGGCAGGAGATTGGTGGGTTACTGTTAATGTTATTAATGGTGGGCAAGATCTAGGAGATGCAGGCGTAGGTCATATAAGGATGAGCACTTATAATACTGCAATGAATACTGCGACAGAAATGTGGATTGATGATGCTAAGCATTTTTGGGATTATAAGTTGAAAGTTGATGTTGATTATGCAACTCGGACATTCTCTACTACTGATTTTGTGTCCAATGTTAGTTATAATTCTAAAGTGAAAATAACTAATGGTAAAATATTAGAAGGAGCCGCGCTTACTCCAAGTGGTATGCCAGCTGATAGCATAGTATATATGGTACAGTTTGATGATGATTCTGATGGTTATACTTATAAGGTTTCAGGATTTAGGCGGACAGGTCTTCCTGCTGATGATTTTTAA
- a CDS encoding integrase core domain-containing protein encodes MTESYDPYANAIAERVNGILKQEFLLEDYRVDIKTMKLIVKDTVRIYNTQRPHWSCYMKTPEQMHAQREIEIRTYKNKDSCRASPTTIS; translated from the coding sequence ATGACTGAAAGTTATGATCCTTATGCCAATGCGATTGCCGAAAGAGTAAATGGTATACTTAAACAGGAATTTTTGCTGGAAGATTATCGGGTTGACATCAAAACCATGAAACTTATTGTAAAAGATACTGTACGCATCTACAATACCCAAAGACCACATTGGTCTTGTTATATGAAAACACCAGAGCAGATGCATGCTCAAAGAGAAATAGAAATAAGAACATATAAAAATAAAGATAGTTGTCGGGCTAGCCCGACAACTATCTCATAA
- a CDS encoding CsgG/HfaB family protein, whose translation MRRYFFILLFICIAGGIHAQREVIEVEPATTVSHSETSKALKRKVAIGRFSNETQYAKGLFYDKENDPMGKQALDILSSKLAASGKFILLERNDMDKLLAEAASSGNGFQKIGADYMIIGSITQFGRKNIGNVKLFSTTKTQMVEAAVSIRLVDVSTGLIIYSDEAKGEAEMKTKTTMGVGGRADFDATLSDKAISAAISQLVENIINKCTNKPWKAYFLSYDSDAIIVSGGASQGISVGDTFIVMSKGKNVKNPQTGINIELPGKAVGKVKVTAVGGDTPEAEYSIVTFIEGAIDATQLQNYFIEEIK comes from the coding sequence ATGAGACGGTATTTTTTTATTCTATTGTTTATCTGTATTGCGGGAGGTATCCATGCACAACGAGAAGTAATAGAGGTAGAACCAGCTACTACTGTTTCGCATTCTGAAACGAGTAAAGCTTTGAAACGTAAAGTGGCTATTGGGCGTTTTTCTAATGAAACGCAATATGCTAAGGGATTATTTTATGATAAAGAGAATGATCCTATGGGCAAACAAGCTTTGGATATTCTTTCTTCTAAACTTGCTGCTTCGGGAAAATTTATTCTGCTTGAACGAAATGACATGGATAAATTGTTGGCTGAGGCGGCTTCTTCAGGCAATGGATTCCAAAAAATTGGTGCGGATTATATGATTATTGGATCTATTACTCAGTTTGGACGGAAAAATATAGGCAATGTGAAACTATTCTCAACTACTAAAACTCAGATGGTTGAAGCTGCGGTGAGCATTCGTCTAGTTGATGTTTCTACTGGACTTATCATTTATTCTGATGAAGCAAAGGGAGAGGCGGAAATGAAAACAAAAACAACTATGGGAGTTGGTGGAAGAGCTGACTTTGATGCAACTCTTAGCGATAAGGCTATATCTGCAGCTATTTCTCAATTAGTTGAAAATATTATAAATAAATGTACTAATAAACCTTGGAAGGCTTATTTCCTTTCTTATGATTCAGATGCTATTATTGTTTCTGGTGGTGCTAGTCAAGGAATTTCTGTAGGTGACACTTTTATTGTGATGTCCAAAGGAAAGAATGTGAAGAATCCTCAGACAGGTATTAATATAGAATTGCCGGGTAAGGCTGTTGGAAAAGTAAAAGTAACAGCTGTGGGTGGGGATACACCAGAAGCGGAGTATTCTATTGTAACTTTCATTGAAGGTGCTATTGATGCGACACAATTGCAAAATTATTTTATAGAGGAGATTAAATAA
- a CDS encoding DUF4810 domain-containing protein has protein sequence MRKFILLFFLCVAFVSCTTTSSLYGWDNYVDTSYKYYKKQTPKAKEALMKTYEAMINHPRGARKTVPPGICAEYGYFLLQNGKKDQGLAMLQKEKEFYPESAVFMDRLIKQFSK, from the coding sequence ATGAGAAAGTTTATTCTATTATTTTTTTTATGTGTTGCCTTTGTTTCATGTACTACTACTTCGAGTCTATATGGTTGGGATAACTATGTAGATACTTCATATAAGTATTATAAAAAGCAAACCCCTAAGGCAAAAGAAGCTTTAATGAAAACATATGAGGCTATGATAAATCACCCAAGGGGGGCTCGTAAGACTGTTCCCCCTGGTATTTGTGCTGAATATGGGTATTTCTTGCTCCAAAATGGTAAGAAAGACCAAGGATTGGCTATGCTTCAAAAAGAAAAAGAATTTTATCCCGAATCAGCGGTTTTTATGGATCGCCTTATTAAGCAATTCTCAAAATGA
- a CDS encoding GNA1162 family protein, producing the protein MKKYIYFVLVAMLFVSCATSMSTGLTREKNYPKMYTDKPLTILVMPPINKTVNVEAKEYFYTSMMIPLCEKGYYVISPFLAMDLLKSESAYDSELFMNANLSSFNKVFGADVALFTVINTWSKSTLGNVITVDIEYILKSTTSNEILFNRKGKLSVDTGVNSGGNGGLLGVLVDMAASAINTALTDKVIAARRCNNYVLHDLPDGRYAPMFDKDQNVSAGGIEFSGTVAQ; encoded by the coding sequence ATGAAAAAATATATATACTTTGTGCTCGTAGCAATGCTTTTTGTTTCTTGCGCTACTTCTATGTCAACAGGACTTACCCGGGAGAAGAATTACCCTAAAATGTATACAGATAAGCCGCTTACTATCTTGGTGATGCCTCCTATTAATAAAACTGTCAATGTAGAAGCTAAAGAGTATTTTTACACTTCAATGATGATACCTCTTTGTGAGAAAGGTTATTATGTGATTTCTCCATTCTTAGCGATGGATTTATTGAAAAGTGAAAGCGCTTATGACAGCGAACTTTTTATGAATGCCAATTTGAGTTCTTTTAATAAAGTTTTTGGTGCTGACGTTGCTCTGTTTACAGTAATTAATACGTGGAGTAAATCAACTTTGGGCAATGTTATCACGGTGGATATTGAATATATTTTAAAATCAACTACTAGTAATGAAATTCTGTTTAATCGTAAGGGGAAACTTTCTGTAGATACGGGTGTAAATTCTGGAGGTAACGGAGGTCTTTTAGGAGTTTTGGTTGATATGGCTGCTTCCGCTATTAACACAGCTTTGACTGACAAAGTTATAGCTGCTCGCCGTTGTAATAATTATGTGCTTCATGATTTACCAGATGGGCGATATGCACCCATGTTTGATAAAGATCAAAATGTATCAGCAGGAGGGATAGAGTTTTCTGGCACTGTTGCTCAATAG